A window of the Miscanthus floridulus cultivar M001 chromosome 14, ASM1932011v1, whole genome shotgun sequence genome harbors these coding sequences:
- the LOC136504635 gene encoding probable histone H2AXb, whose protein sequence is MSSGGGRGKPKGTKAVTRSTKAGLQFPVGRIARYLKTGKYAERVGGGAPVYLSAVLEYLAAEVLELAGNAARDNKKNRIVPRHIQLAVRNDEELSKLLGAVTIAAGGVLPNIHQTLLPKKAGGKGKADIGSASQEF, encoded by the exons ATGAGTTCCGGCGGCGGCAGGGGCAAGCCCAAGGGCACCAAGGCCGTGACGCGGTCGACCAAGGCCGGGCTGCAGTTCCCCGTCGGCCGCATCGCGCGCTACCTCAAGACCGGCAAGTACGCCgagcgcgtcggcggcggcgcgccCGTCTACCTCTCCGCCGTCCTCGAGTACCTCGCCGCGGAG GTGCTGGAGCTGGCGGGCAACGCGGCGCGCGACAACAAGAAGAACCGCATCGTGCCGCGCCACATCCAGCTCGCCGTGCGCAACGACGAGGAACTCAGCAAGCTGCTCGGCGCCGTCACCATCGCCGCCGGCGGGGTGCTGCCCAACATCCACCAGACGCTGCTGCCCAAGAAGGCCGGCGGCAAGGGCAAGGCCGACATCGGATCCGCGTCCCAGGAGTTCTAG